Proteins found in one Falco naumanni isolate bFalNau1 chromosome 21, bFalNau1.pat, whole genome shotgun sequence genomic segment:
- the LOC121080179 gene encoding N-alpha-acetyltransferase 20-like, producing MLCTFAALGKAEGSVAGEEWHGHVTALSVAPEFQQLGLAAKLMELLGEISEVKGGFFVDLFVRVSNRVAVNMYKQLGCRVYRTVSERYSASSGEPDEDAYGTRKALCRVTEKKSIIPLPHPVRPEDTE from the exons ATGCTCTGTACGTTCGCAGCACTGGGTAAAGCGGAAGGCTCTGTGGCTGGGGAAGAGTGGCACGGGCATGTTACTGCTCTCTCTGTTGCACCGGAATTTCAACAGCTGGGTTTGGCTGCTAAATTGATGGAACTACTGGGAGAAATTTCAGAAGT AAAGGGTGGATTTTTCGTCGATCTCTTTGTGAGAGTATCAAATCGGGTTGCAGTAAATATGTATAAGCAGCTCGGCTGCCGTGTGTACCGGACAGTATCGGAGCGCTACTCTGCTAGCAGTGGAGAGCCAGATGAAGATGCTTACG GTACGAGGAAAGCTCTTTGCAGAgttacagagaagaaatcaaTTATACCTCTGCCTCATCCTGTGAGACCAGAAGACACTGAGTAA